In Mastigocladopsis repens PCC 10914, a single window of DNA contains:
- a CDS encoding PEP-CTERM sorting domain-containing protein, producing the protein MIDFGKDNIATIPEPASAIALMSVGAVGLVLRRRRQNQDKETVTTDQ; encoded by the coding sequence TTGATTGATTTTGGTAAAGACAACATAGCTACTATTCCAGAACCTGCAAGTGCAATCGCTCTTATGAGTGTGGGAGCAGTTGGTCTAGTGCTGCGTCGCCGTCGCCAAAACCAAGATAAGGAAACAGTGACCACTGACCAGTGA
- a CDS encoding PstS family phosphate ABC transporter substrate-binding protein gives MSQKNETAVLVLTLVITLGLVGAFYWWLNRSGINFGPLSNNQSQQVGQPNIEHFAQLQNIPSGLFSYGGSTTWAPIRKEVDSAIQTVFPKFQLRYTDPTSGAPGSGSGIKMLLNNQLAFSQSSRSIKDEEYQQAQQRGFTLKEIPVAIDGIAIAVNPNLNIAGLTIAQVKDIYTGKITNWQQAGGPNLPIIPYSRRVEEGGTVEFFNDNILGGEKFGVNVQFIPTTTEALREVAKNTGGIYYASAPEVVGQCTVKPLPLGKISDNLVPPYQEPLVSASQCLQKRNQLNAVAFQTGDYPITRRLFVIVKQNGQRDQQAGEAYASLLLTNQGQELVSQAGFVRIR, from the coding sequence ATGTCACAAAAAAACGAAACTGCGGTTTTGGTTCTAACTTTGGTAATTACATTGGGATTAGTGGGTGCTTTCTATTGGTGGTTAAACCGTTCTGGTATTAATTTTGGTCCTTTAAGCAACAATCAATCACAACAAGTAGGACAGCCGAATATCGAACACTTTGCCCAACTACAAAATATCCCGTCTGGTTTATTTAGCTATGGTGGTAGCACCACTTGGGCACCCATCCGAAAAGAAGTTGATTCAGCTATTCAAACTGTTTTTCCTAAATTTCAACTACGCTACACCGACCCGACTTCAGGCGCACCTGGTTCTGGTAGTGGCATCAAAATGCTGTTAAATAACCAATTGGCTTTTTCTCAGTCATCGCGCTCAATTAAAGATGAGGAATACCAACAGGCACAACAACGGGGCTTTACACTCAAAGAAATACCTGTAGCGATAGATGGTATTGCGATCGCAGTGAACCCCAATCTTAACATAGCTGGTTTAACCATTGCCCAAGTCAAAGACATCTACACAGGTAAGATAACTAACTGGCAGCAGGCGGGCGGTCCCAATTTACCCATAATTCCTTACTCTCGGCGTGTAGAAGAGGGTGGCACCGTTGAATTTTTCAACGATAACATCTTAGGGGGTGAAAAGTTTGGGGTAAATGTACAATTTATTCCCACAACAACTGAAGCCTTGAGAGAAGTGGCAAAAAATACTGGCGGTATTTACTACGCCTCTGCTCCTGAAGTCGTTGGACAATGTACTGTTAAACCCCTGCCACTTGGAAAAATATCCGATAACCTGGTTCCACCCTATCAGGAGCCATTGGTTTCTGCTTCTCAGTGTTTACAAAAGCGTAACCAATTGAATGCCGTTGCTTTCCAAACTGGTGACTACCCCATCACGCGACGATTATTTGTCATTGTGAAACAAAATGGTCAAAGAGACCAGCAAGCAGGAGAAGCGTACGCTAGCTTACTGCTGACAAATCAAGGTCAGGAATTAGTTTCTCAAGCTGGATTTGTCAGAATTCGCTAA
- a CDS encoding DALR anticodon-binding domain-containing protein, with amino-acid sequence MGLSKSEKFPPIDIAHEIVSHISANYDKEFKIQVVSPGWIHLEVTHPLLAAWLQGVAVGGLGGVGEAGGEMTSSSPSTPSSSLFTVQYAHARCCSLVRLAIQERLIQQNDTESSKQGHLLGILTPNPIPWLNSDEKLHFNHPASYKLINELVRAVDRLECPDSGRSVNWEKAALDLSRAFETFWCKCRIFSDVKTASPELAQARIGLVLATQSVLKFLLEEKLGIFALYEV; translated from the coding sequence TTGGGGCTGTCAAAATCTGAGAAATTTCCCCCTATAGACATAGCCCATGAGATTGTTTCTCATATATCAGCAAACTATGACAAAGAGTTCAAAATTCAAGTCGTTTCCCCTGGCTGGATTCATTTGGAAGTAACTCACCCGCTGTTGGCTGCTTGGTTGCAAGGTGTCGCTGTTGGGGGACTGGGGGGAGTAGGGGAAGCTGGGGGAGAAATGACTTCCTCATCCCCCTCCACCCCTTCGTCTTCCTTGTTTACCGTTCAATACGCTCATGCACGCTGCTGCTCACTGGTGCGGCTGGCTATTCAAGAGCGATTGATTCAACAGAATGATACTGAGAGTTCCAAGCAGGGGCATTTACTAGGCATTCTTACCCCCAATCCTATTCCTTGGCTCAACAGCGATGAAAAACTGCACTTCAATCACCCAGCTTCCTATAAGCTAATTAACGAGTTAGTACGAGCGGTAGACAGGCTAGAGTGTCCTGATTCTGGTCGCTCAGTTAACTGGGAAAAAGCTGCGTTGGATTTAAGTCGAGCCTTTGAAACTTTCTGGTGTAAATGCCGTATTTTTAGCGATGTGAAAACTGCCTCACCAGAACTAGCTCAAGCCAGAATAGGATTGGTCTTAGCTACACAGTCTGTGCTGAAGTTCCTGTTGGAAGAAAAATTAGGTATTTTTGCTTTATATGAAGTATAA
- a CDS encoding serine/threonine-protein kinase has translation MEVYCTRPHCPRPQNHFSDLDDHATIRTVQQKYCTTCGMPLILVGRYLPTRLLGRGGFGAAFLARDRHTPGMRLCVVKQFQPAGNLSPTQLQLAQDLFEREAVVLEEIGHQHEQIPDLFAFFEVTVPSLQGGQQEQFFYLVQEYIDGQDLEQELAQKGKYSEQEVLEILREILKVLKFVHEKGIIHRDIKPSNIMRHRNGKLYLLDFGAVKLVTNSPIGASGASTGIYSMGFAPPEQMSGGQVFPSTDLYALAVTSLMLLTGETQITQLFDAYSNQWKWRDHVTVSTHLADILDKMLLSAANQRYQSAQEVLDALDAPQKSTPLTHINPRQPSVTPQPQPQQTHTQPQQKQSISRTPLAQQFSLVKVLIRAAFSGFEGALIAIGLFSLLKSPIITLAASCVILFGLIFAQWKRWIGGSDLFIFPAITLPIVLFLLRGSLSIEQVVILSIAAALIAIAVTAIFRLIYKLLSLIL, from the coding sequence ATGGAAGTTTATTGCACTCGTCCACACTGCCCTCGCCCGCAAAACCATTTTTCAGATTTAGATGATCATGCGACCATAAGAACGGTGCAGCAGAAATACTGCACTACCTGTGGAATGCCGCTGATTTTGGTGGGACGCTATTTACCAACAAGACTACTGGGACGGGGCGGATTTGGAGCAGCGTTTTTGGCACGCGATCGCCATACTCCAGGAATGCGGCTATGCGTGGTTAAGCAATTTCAACCAGCAGGCAATTTAAGTCCTACTCAACTGCAACTGGCGCAAGATTTATTTGAGCGAGAAGCAGTTGTTCTAGAGGAGATAGGACATCAACACGAGCAAATCCCTGACTTGTTTGCTTTCTTTGAGGTGACAGTTCCTAGCTTACAAGGTGGACAGCAAGAGCAGTTTTTTTATTTAGTACAAGAATATATTGACGGACAAGACCTAGAGCAAGAGTTAGCCCAAAAGGGCAAGTATTCAGAACAAGAAGTTTTGGAAATCTTGCGAGAAATTCTCAAGGTACTCAAGTTTGTCCACGAAAAAGGCATTATCCACAGAGATATTAAACCGTCTAACATCATGCGCCATCGTAATGGCAAACTTTACTTGCTAGATTTTGGTGCAGTCAAACTGGTCACAAACTCTCCAATTGGTGCCTCTGGCGCTTCCACTGGTATATATTCTATGGGTTTTGCGCCGCCCGAACAGATGTCTGGAGGTCAAGTCTTTCCATCTACAGACTTGTACGCTTTGGCTGTCACAAGCCTCATGTTATTAACGGGCGAAACACAGATAACTCAACTGTTCGATGCGTATAGTAACCAGTGGAAGTGGCGGGATCATGTGACTGTCAGCACACACCTTGCTGATATTTTAGACAAGATGCTCCTCAGCGCTGCCAATCAACGTTATCAGTCAGCGCAGGAAGTTTTAGATGCTCTCGACGCGCCTCAAAAGTCTACACCTCTTACACACATCAATCCCCGTCAGCCTTCTGTCACTCCACAACCACAGCCACAGCAAACACACACTCAACCGCAACAAAAGCAATCGATTTCTCGCACTCCGCTTGCACAGCAATTTTCCCTGGTAAAAGTATTAATTAGAGCAGCGTTTAGTGGGTTTGAAGGAGCATTGATTGCAATTGGTCTTTTCAGTTTGCTGAAATCGCCCATAATTACCTTGGCTGCTTCTTGTGTCATTTTATTCGGGTTGATTTTTGCCCAATGGAAGCGCTGGATTGGAGGATCTGATTTGTTCATTTTTCCGGCAATCACATTACCGATTGTCCTATTCTTGTTACGTGGAAGTCTTTCTATTGAACAAGTCGTTATCTTGTCTATTGCAGCTGCTTTAATAGCGATCGCAGTCACAGCAATCTTTCGTCTGATTTACAAATTGTTATCCTTGATACTTTAA
- a CDS encoding LysR family transcriptional regulator: protein MSDLPFTLDQLRILKAIAAEGSFKRAADSLYVSQPAVSLQVQNLERQLDVPLFDRGGRRAQLTEAGHLLLSYGEKILTLCQETCRAIEDLQNLQGGTLIVGASQTTGTYLLPRMIGMFRQKYPDVAVQLHVHSTRRTAWSVANGQVDLAIIGGEIPAELVESLEIIPYAEDELALIVPVAHPFAKLEMIQREDLYKLQFISLDSQSTIRKVIDQVLARCDIDTRRFRIEMELNSIEAIKNAVQSGLGAAFVSTSAIAKELQMGMLHCSPIEGVVVKRMLRLIFNPNRYRSKAAEAFSREILPQFATPGWNIEVLKTSHKALAVSALDVGTHNSNED from the coding sequence ATGTCTGACCTTCCTTTCACTTTAGATCAGTTACGTATACTCAAAGCGATCGCCGCAGAAGGCAGCTTCAAGCGCGCCGCTGATAGCCTTTACGTCTCCCAACCTGCCGTTAGCTTGCAAGTGCAAAACCTAGAACGGCAACTAGATGTCCCATTATTTGACCGAGGAGGACGTCGCGCCCAATTAACCGAAGCCGGACATCTACTTCTAAGCTACGGGGAGAAAATTCTCACTTTGTGTCAAGAAACTTGTCGCGCTATTGAAGATTTGCAAAATCTCCAAGGCGGTACTTTGATTGTTGGCGCTTCTCAAACCACCGGTACCTATCTTTTACCCCGGATGATTGGGATGTTCCGACAAAAGTATCCAGATGTAGCAGTGCAATTGCACGTCCACTCTACCCGCAGAACCGCATGGAGTGTAGCTAACGGACAGGTCGATTTGGCAATCATCGGCGGCGAAATTCCTGCTGAATTAGTGGAATCTTTGGAAATTATTCCTTACGCCGAAGATGAACTGGCGCTGATTGTACCTGTAGCGCATCCCTTTGCCAAACTGGAAATGATTCAAAGAGAAGACCTATATAAACTACAATTCATATCTCTCGACTCTCAATCTACGATCCGCAAGGTCATTGACCAAGTGCTAGCACGCTGTGATATCGATACGCGGCGTTTTAGAATAGAAATGGAACTAAATTCCATAGAAGCCATTAAAAATGCCGTGCAATCTGGTTTGGGGGCTGCCTTTGTCTCGACTTCGGCAATTGCTAAAGAGTTACAAATGGGGATGCTTCACTGTTCCCCCATTGAGGGTGTCGTCGTCAAGCGGATGCTGAGGCTGATTTTTAATCCCAATCGCTACAGATCCAAGGCAGCAGAAGCGTTTAGTCGGGAAATTCTACCCCAGTTTGCTACACCTGGATGGAATATAGAGGTGTTAAAAACGTCGCACAAAGCCTTAGCGGTAAGTGCATTGGATGTAGGAACGCATAACTCTAATGAAGATTAA
- a CDS encoding Crp/Fnr family transcriptional regulator, producing MQSPSSFSEASRPFLTWQRILDWAQEHYRCRTFSKDERIPARPGLLYLVQRGAIRMVGTAQVSATASQLTSRRINRTPEEAFLGFVGAGQPFEIVAQSPFTLQAYAHVDQTAVLWMYWHDLDNWPHFRREVMDAFRYQHQRKLLWLSALGQRRTIDRLLGFLTLLIEEYGEPAMSETDPDVIRGYCLPFPLTHAQIGSAIGSTRVTVTRLMGKLRQRGLILTQGDNLICLPAESINRVS from the coding sequence ATGCAATCTCCATCCTCCTTTTCTGAGGCATCACGTCCTTTTTTGACTTGGCAACGAATTCTTGATTGGGCTCAGGAACACTACCGCTGCCGCACCTTTAGCAAAGATGAGCGCATTCCAGCCCGGCCTGGATTGCTGTATTTGGTGCAAAGAGGTGCAATCCGCATGGTGGGAACCGCCCAAGTTAGTGCGACTGCCAGTCAGCTAACCTCTCGACGCATCAACAGAACGCCCGAAGAAGCTTTCTTAGGGTTTGTTGGTGCAGGACAACCGTTTGAAATTGTTGCCCAGTCACCATTCACGCTCCAGGCCTACGCCCATGTTGACCAAACAGCGGTGTTGTGGATGTACTGGCACGATTTAGATAACTGGCCTCACTTCCGCCGCGAAGTTATGGATGCCTTTAGATATCAGCACCAGCGCAAGCTGCTGTGGCTGAGTGCTTTGGGGCAACGGCGCACAATTGACCGCCTCTTAGGATTCCTCACATTGTTGATTGAGGAATATGGAGAACCGGCAATGAGCGAAACCGATCCAGACGTAATTCGCGGTTATTGCCTGCCCTTCCCCCTCACCCATGCCCAAATTGGCAGTGCGATCGGTTCGACCCGTGTCACCGTCACCCGCTTGATGGGCAAATTACGTCAACGCGGCTTAATTCTCACTCAAGGCGATAATCTCATTTGCTTACCAGCAGAGTCTATTAACAGAGTCAGCTAA
- the polA gene encoding DNA polymerase I, which yields MSQTIPTNQLASDSLTTTRPTFIVVDGHSLAFRSYFAFAKGRDGGLRTKTGIPTSVCFGFLKSLLEVMASQQPQAMAIAFDLGLPTFRHEADDTYKADRPGTPEDFVPDLKNLQELLDALNLKIVTAAGYEADDVLGTLAQTATAAGYKVKILTGDRDLFQLIDPEKEISVLYLSPDALKGSRANVTEFGPEQVKEKLGVTPSQVVDFKALCGDKSDNIPGVRGIGEKTAVQLLNTYGSLNQIYDALGEIKGATQKKLESGKQDAEKSRYLAAIVLDVPLQVDLENCILQGFDTSVITPILEKLEFKSFLGKINDLQQRFGGTVEEKLDAETPEPFSTFESDDLWFFSAADTADQQQPTASVIKPRIIDTPAKLTNLVKVLQKFTNPETPVAWDTETSDLEPRDAELVGIGCCWGTEPDEVAYIPIGHKVGDNLDKDVALQALRPILESADYPKALQNAKFDRLVLRFQGIKLAGVVFDPMLASYILNPDSNHNLSELALRHLGLTAKSYTDLVPKGKTIADLDISSVADYCGMDVYVTFQLVSKLREELDKIDVQTRQINHVETRHVETRHGASLQKLLVEVEQPLEPVLAEMEYTGVHIDTAYLQELSQQLETDLAKFEQKVYDIAGEKFNLGSPKQLSQILFEKLKLSTKHSRKIQTGYSTDAATLEKLREVDTSGIIDAIIEYRTLSKLKSTYVDSLPTLVRPDTQRVHTNFNQTVTSTGRLSSSNPNLQNIPIRTAFSRLIRKAFVPELGWLMVAADYSQIELRILAHLSQEPVLVEAYQNNEDIHTVTARLIFEKEDVTSDERRLAKTINFGVIYGMGSVRFSRSTGVDKTDADEFIKRFNNRYPKVFEYLEGVKKQAIAQGYVETILGRRRYFEFTSNNIRKYKGNKLEDINLKKLGNLGAYDAGLLRAAANAPIQGSSADIIKIAMVKLHEVLHSYQTRLLLQVHDELVFEVPPNEWEELQPQIKSVMESAVSLSVPLVVDVRVGENWMETK from the coding sequence ATGTCCCAAACAATACCTACAAACCAGTTGGCTTCCGATTCCTTGACGACAACACGCCCCACATTCATCGTAGTAGATGGGCACTCCCTCGCCTTTCGTTCGTACTTCGCCTTTGCAAAAGGAAGAGACGGCGGACTGCGGACAAAGACGGGGATTCCTACAAGTGTATGTTTTGGCTTTCTTAAATCCTTATTAGAGGTTATGGCAAGCCAACAGCCACAAGCAATGGCGATCGCCTTTGATTTGGGTTTGCCAACCTTCCGCCACGAAGCAGACGATACTTATAAAGCAGACCGTCCAGGGACACCAGAAGACTTTGTTCCTGATCTGAAAAATTTGCAAGAGTTGCTGGATGCTTTGAATCTGAAAATTGTCACTGCTGCTGGTTACGAAGCAGATGATGTCTTGGGAACTTTAGCACAAACAGCGACGGCTGCTGGATATAAAGTCAAAATTCTCACAGGCGATCGCGATTTGTTTCAACTTATCGACCCCGAAAAAGAAATCAGCGTTCTATATCTTAGTCCAGACGCGCTGAAGGGTTCCAGAGCAAATGTTACCGAATTTGGTCCAGAACAAGTTAAAGAAAAACTTGGTGTGACACCATCCCAAGTCGTTGATTTCAAAGCTCTTTGTGGCGATAAATCAGATAATATTCCTGGTGTCAGGGGAATTGGCGAAAAAACAGCCGTGCAGTTGCTGAACACCTATGGTTCCCTTAACCAAATTTACGACGCATTAGGTGAAATTAAAGGAGCAACTCAGAAAAAGCTAGAATCTGGGAAACAGGATGCTGAAAAATCTCGTTACTTAGCCGCAATCGTCCTTGATGTTCCCTTACAAGTTGATTTGGAAAATTGCATTCTCCAAGGCTTTGATACCAGCGTTATCACACCCATTTTAGAAAAGCTAGAATTCAAATCTTTTTTAGGCAAAATTAACGACCTCCAACAACGCTTTGGCGGAACAGTTGAGGAAAAATTAGACGCAGAAACACCGGAACCATTCAGCACTTTTGAGAGTGATGACTTGTGGTTTTTCAGTGCGGCTGATACAGCAGATCAACAGCAACCTACTGCATCTGTCATTAAACCACGCATCATTGATACTCCAGCTAAACTCACGAACTTGGTGAAGGTGCTGCAAAAATTTACCAACCCAGAGACACCCGTTGCTTGGGACACCGAAACCAGCGATTTAGAACCACGAGACGCTGAATTAGTGGGAATTGGTTGTTGCTGGGGAACAGAACCAGACGAAGTAGCTTACATACCCATTGGTCACAAAGTTGGGGACAATCTAGATAAAGACGTTGCGCTACAAGCACTACGCCCAATTTTAGAGAGTGCTGATTATCCCAAGGCTTTGCAAAATGCTAAGTTTGACCGCTTAGTTCTAAGGTTTCAAGGAATTAAGCTGGCGGGAGTCGTATTTGACCCCATGCTGGCAAGTTACATCTTAAACCCAGATAGTAATCATAATTTAAGTGAATTGGCTCTGCGTCACTTGGGTTTAACGGCGAAAAGTTATACCGATTTAGTTCCAAAAGGGAAAACTATCGCCGATTTGGACATTTCCAGCGTCGCAGATTACTGCGGTATGGATGTTTATGTCACATTCCAACTGGTGTCAAAATTGCGCGAGGAACTGGACAAAATTGATGTCCAGACGCGCCAAATTAATCATGTAGAGACGCGCCATGTAGAGACGCGCCATGGCGCGTCTCTACAAAAGCTACTGGTAGAAGTGGAACAGCCGCTAGAACCAGTTTTAGCGGAAATGGAATATACAGGTGTCCACATTGATACAGCTTATTTGCAAGAACTTTCGCAGCAGTTAGAAACAGATTTAGCCAAGTTTGAACAGAAAGTTTATGATATTGCTGGAGAAAAATTTAACTTGGGTTCTCCTAAACAATTGAGTCAGATATTGTTTGAAAAATTAAAGTTAAGCACTAAACATTCCCGTAAAATTCAAACGGGTTATTCTACAGATGCTGCAACACTGGAGAAACTGCGAGAAGTCGATACAAGTGGCATTATTGATGCCATCATCGAATATCGTACTTTATCGAAATTGAAGTCCACTTATGTGGATTCTTTACCGACATTGGTACGTCCAGACACTCAGCGAGTGCATACCAATTTTAATCAAACGGTGACATCTACAGGCAGGTTGTCTTCTTCTAATCCGAATTTGCAAAATATCCCCATTCGTACTGCTTTTAGCCGTCTGATTCGTAAAGCATTTGTGCCAGAATTAGGCTGGTTGATGGTAGCTGCTGATTATTCACAAATTGAGTTGCGGATTTTAGCTCATTTGAGTCAAGAACCTGTCTTGGTGGAAGCGTACCAAAACAATGAGGATATTCATACTGTAACAGCGCGGCTGATTTTTGAAAAAGAAGATGTGACTTCAGACGAGCGACGATTAGCAAAAACCATCAACTTTGGTGTCATTTATGGAATGGGTTCTGTGAGGTTTTCGCGTTCAACTGGTGTGGATAAAACCGACGCTGATGAGTTTATTAAGCGATTTAATAACCGCTATCCCAAAGTGTTTGAATATTTAGAGGGAGTCAAAAAGCAAGCGATCGCCCAAGGTTATGTAGAAACAATTTTAGGGCGTCGTCGTTATTTCGAGTTTACCAGCAATAACATACGCAAGTACAAAGGCAACAAACTCGAAGATATTAACCTGAAAAAACTTGGTAATTTAGGTGCTTACGATGCTGGGTTGTTGCGTGCTGCTGCCAATGCACCAATTCAAGGTTCCAGCGCTGATATCATTAAAATCGCAATGGTAAAGCTGCATGAAGTTTTGCACAGTTACCAAACGCGTCTTTTGTTACAGGTACACGATGAATTAGTATTTGAAGTCCCACCAAATGAATGGGAAGAATTACAACCGCAAATTAAGTCGGTCATGGAAAGTGCGGTATCGCTAAGTGTACCGTTAGTCGTGGATGTGCGTGTAGGGGAGAATTGGATGGAGACGAAGTAG
- a CDS encoding NnrU family protein, whose translation MMQPAWLTLSHFVMLGLLFSFAFVHSGGAALRPWAEKHIGCRLYRVLFALTSLPLAVILIIYFFNHRYDGLQLWYIQNVPGVQQLVWVLSAISFLFLYPSTFNLLEIAAIQKPQVHLYESGIIRITRHPQMVGQIIWCVAHTLWLGTSFTLVTSIGLVLHHLFGVWHGDRRLSYRYGEAFEKVKQRTSIMPFAAVFDGRQSIVWQEFLRPAYLGIAVFVLLLWWSHPLLLVVTTKVRL comes from the coding sequence ATGATGCAGCCGGCTTGGTTGACCCTTAGTCATTTTGTCATGCTGGGACTACTATTTAGTTTTGCCTTTGTCCATAGTGGAGGTGCCGCCCTGCGCCCTTGGGCAGAAAAACATATTGGATGTAGGCTTTATCGCGTTCTTTTTGCACTAACCAGCCTACCGTTGGCTGTGATATTAATCATTTACTTTTTTAACCACCGCTACGATGGTTTGCAACTTTGGTACATCCAAAATGTACCGGGAGTACAGCAATTAGTCTGGGTGCTGTCGGCTATTTCGTTTTTGTTTTTGTATCCTTCTACCTTCAATCTACTAGAAATTGCCGCTATCCAAAAGCCCCAAGTACATCTCTACGAATCTGGAATTATTCGGATTACCCGCCATCCACAGATGGTGGGACAGATCATCTGGTGTGTTGCCCATACTCTCTGGTTGGGTACTAGTTTTACCCTTGTCACTTCAATAGGATTAGTGTTACACCATTTATTTGGGGTTTGGCATGGCGATCGCCGTTTGAGCTACCGCTATGGAGAAGCCTTTGAAAAAGTCAAACAACGCACTTCTATCATGCCTTTTGCCGCTGTGTTCGACGGTCGTCAATCTATCGTATGGCAAGAATTTCTTCGTCCAGCATATTTGGGGATCGCTGTTTTTGTGTTATTGCTTTGGTGGTCACACCCCCTATTGCTGGTGGTAACAACTAAGGTAAGGTTGTAA
- a CDS encoding thioredoxin family protein, translating to MVLSVSERTFSQEVLESPIPVLVNFGAPWCGLCRIIQPLLLQFKAQCGDQIKLVSVNADDNFKLATTYRLKSLPTLVLIENGIVRVRLEGFRGREDLLLALEEIKLSYTNRPNTYHSPKTADLGCRSA from the coding sequence ATGGTGTTGTCGGTTAGTGAGCGGACATTTTCTCAAGAAGTTTTAGAATCTCCAATTCCAGTTTTAGTAAATTTTGGAGCACCTTGGTGTGGCTTGTGTCGAATTATCCAGCCCTTATTGTTACAATTTAAAGCTCAATGCGGCGACCAAATCAAATTAGTTAGCGTTAACGCGGATGACAATTTTAAACTGGCTACCACTTATCGGCTCAAGTCACTGCCAACTTTAGTGTTGATAGAAAATGGTATAGTCCGGGTACGTTTGGAAGGTTTTCGCGGAAGGGAAGATTTACTCTTAGCTTTGGAAGAAATCAAACTCAGCTATACTAACCGCCCTAACACTTACCATAGCCCAAAAACAGCGGATTTAGGCTGTCGTTCAGCCTGA
- a CDS encoding Cof-type HAD-IIB family hydrolase, whose product MHKVSTTELASPGIKGVSTFDIQLLVVDIDGTIAGESNSISTAVKQAIVAARSRGVQVAIATGRMYRSALRFHQEIGSSLPLLAYQGAWIQDPATQKIHRHLPVSREMAHKLLEYFEQPELRPLLSVHFYINDQLYVREITRETELYAERSGITPIAVGDLRQVTSNEPTKVLALCDDTDLIEQLLGNLRRQYTPAELYLTTSVATFFEATHPFVNKGASVRYLAEELLGLQGGNVMTIGDNFNDVEMLQYAGIGVAMGNAPAAVQAIAQWVAPDVEQDGAAVAIEKFLLS is encoded by the coding sequence ATGCATAAAGTGTCAACCACTGAATTGGCATCACCTGGTATTAAGGGTGTATCTACTTTTGATATTCAACTGCTAGTTGTAGATATCGATGGCACAATCGCAGGAGAATCTAACAGCATCAGCACAGCTGTGAAGCAGGCAATTGTTGCGGCGCGTTCCCGGGGTGTTCAGGTGGCGATCGCCACTGGTAGAATGTATCGTTCAGCTTTGCGTTTTCATCAAGAAATTGGCTCTAGCTTACCATTGTTAGCCTACCAGGGAGCTTGGATTCAAGACCCAGCTACCCAAAAAATTCATCGCCATTTGCCTGTGTCTAGAGAAATGGCACACAAGCTTCTAGAATATTTTGAACAACCCGAACTGCGACCTCTGTTATCCGTTCACTTCTACATTAATGACCAGCTCTACGTGCGCGAGATAACAAGGGAAACTGAACTTTACGCAGAACGTTCTGGAATTACCCCGATTGCTGTGGGAGACTTACGCCAAGTCACCAGCAACGAACCGACAAAAGTTTTGGCTTTGTGCGACGACACAGATCTCATTGAACAGTTACTAGGAAATTTACGCCGCCAATACACCCCAGCTGAACTGTATCTCACCACATCTGTTGCCACATTCTTTGAAGCGACTCACCCTTTTGTCAATAAAGGTGCCTCTGTTCGTTACCTTGCCGAAGAACTACTGGGACTGCAAGGAGGGAACGTCATGACCATTGGCGATAATTTTAACGATGTGGAAATGTTACAGTATGCTGGTATTGGTGTAGCTATGGGTAATGCACCAGCAGCAGTGCAAGCGATCGCTCAGTGGGTAGCTCCTGACGTTGAGCAAGACGGAGCCGCTGTGGCTATTGAAAAATTTTTGCTGTCTTGA